Proteins encoded within one genomic window of Procambarus clarkii isolate CNS0578487 chromosome 31, FALCON_Pclarkii_2.0, whole genome shotgun sequence:
- the LOC123758781 gene encoding probable serine hydrolase isoform X2 codes for MPESPVHTLENNDQPLQYSQAEQCNNITHSSPVEDHQNKTDQAKNWEEIEIDIGWGILRGKARGLGPRRMLGLHGWLDNANTFDLIASFLPEDVRFISLDLPGHGHSDHFPPAFIYDPRAYMGSVKKAMTAIGWNNFILLGHSMGAVVGIMYASVFPEDVEAFINIDIIKPWSYPPEKYAMQYKQYFLQYFDNEKKASQPALVYDKEELVKKTIEGSKSLDDRGARILLQRGATRAENGDGWILTRDLRAKVYFVGFLSFEAWLELARAITCPLLLIKAKDGHHHYELPEKNEAMLSAFKQDCKHYRFYEMLGKHHIHLTHPKLVADHILTFINEYKSILQTSANHIVN; via the exons ATGCCAGAGTCTCCAGTGCACACGCTTGAGAATAATGACCAACCACTACAATATTCACAAGCAGAACAATGTAACAATATCACACACTCAAGCCCTGTTGAAGATCACCAGAATAAGACAGACCAAGCCAAAAATTGGGAAGAAATAGAAATTGACATAGGATGGGGAATCTTGCGCGGAAAGGCAAGAGGCTTGGGGCCTCGGCGCATGCTAG GACTTCATGGGTGGCTAGATAATGCCAACACATTTGATCTCATCGCCTCATTTCTTCCTGAGGATGTAAGATTCATTTCCCTTGACTTACCTGGGCATGGTCACTCGGATCATTTCCCTCCTGCCTTTATATATGATCCAAGAGCATATATGGGTTCGGTGAAAAAGGCAATGACTGCCATAGGCTGGAATAATTTTATTCTGCTTGGACACAGCATGGGAGCAGTGGTTGGAATAATGTATGCTTCAGTTTTCCCAGAGGATGTAGAAGCTTTCATCAACATTGATATAATTAAACCCTGGTCATATCCTCCTGAAAAATATGCCATGCAATATAAACAATATTTTCTTCAGTATTTTGATAATGAAAAGAAAGCTTCTCAACCTGCATTGGTATATGACAAGGAAGAACTAGTCAAGAAAACAATAGAAGGAAGTAAATCTCTTGATGACAGAGGTGCTAGAATTTTATTACAAAGAGGTGCAACAAGAGCTGAAAATGGCGACGGTTGGATTCTTACGCGTGATCTGCGAGCCAAGGTGTATTTCGTTGGATTCCTAAGCTTTGAAGCATGGTTGGAGCTTGCAAGAGCTATAACATGCCCTCTTCTTCTTATTAAG GCAAAGGATGGTCATCATCACTATGAATTACCAGAGAAGAATGAAGCCATGTTGTCAGCATTCAAGCAAGACTGCAAGCATTATCGCTTTTATGAAATGTTGGGAAAACACCACATTCATCTTACACACCCTAAACTTGTCGCTGatcatattttgacatttattaatGAATATAAATCTATTCTTCAAACTAGTGCTAATCATATTGTGAATTAA
- the LOC123758781 gene encoding probable serine hydrolase isoform X1, with the protein MGSMPESPVHTLENNDQPLQYSQAEQCNNITHSSPVEDHQNKTDQAKNWEEIEIDIGWGILRGKARGLGPRRMLGLHGWLDNANTFDLIASFLPEDVRFISLDLPGHGHSDHFPPAFIYDPRAYMGSVKKAMTAIGWNNFILLGHSMGAVVGIMYASVFPEDVEAFINIDIIKPWSYPPEKYAMQYKQYFLQYFDNEKKASQPALVYDKEELVKKTIEGSKSLDDRGARILLQRGATRAENGDGWILTRDLRAKVYFVGFLSFEAWLELARAITCPLLLIKAKDGHHHYELPEKNEAMLSAFKQDCKHYRFYEMLGKHHIHLTHPKLVADHILTFINEYKSILQTSANHIVN; encoded by the exons ATGGGAAG TATGCCAGAGTCTCCAGTGCACACGCTTGAGAATAATGACCAACCACTACAATATTCACAAGCAGAACAATGTAACAATATCACACACTCAAGCCCTGTTGAAGATCACCAGAATAAGACAGACCAAGCCAAAAATTGGGAAGAAATAGAAATTGACATAGGATGGGGAATCTTGCGCGGAAAGGCAAGAGGCTTGGGGCCTCGGCGCATGCTAG GACTTCATGGGTGGCTAGATAATGCCAACACATTTGATCTCATCGCCTCATTTCTTCCTGAGGATGTAAGATTCATTTCCCTTGACTTACCTGGGCATGGTCACTCGGATCATTTCCCTCCTGCCTTTATATATGATCCAAGAGCATATATGGGTTCGGTGAAAAAGGCAATGACTGCCATAGGCTGGAATAATTTTATTCTGCTTGGACACAGCATGGGAGCAGTGGTTGGAATAATGTATGCTTCAGTTTTCCCAGAGGATGTAGAAGCTTTCATCAACATTGATATAATTAAACCCTGGTCATATCCTCCTGAAAAATATGCCATGCAATATAAACAATATTTTCTTCAGTATTTTGATAATGAAAAGAAAGCTTCTCAACCTGCATTGGTATATGACAAGGAAGAACTAGTCAAGAAAACAATAGAAGGAAGTAAATCTCTTGATGACAGAGGTGCTAGAATTTTATTACAAAGAGGTGCAACAAGAGCTGAAAATGGCGACGGTTGGATTCTTACGCGTGATCTGCGAGCCAAGGTGTATTTCGTTGGATTCCTAAGCTTTGAAGCATGGTTGGAGCTTGCAAGAGCTATAACATGCCCTCTTCTTCTTATTAAG GCAAAGGATGGTCATCATCACTATGAATTACCAGAGAAGAATGAAGCCATGTTGTCAGCATTCAAGCAAGACTGCAAGCATTATCGCTTTTATGAAATGTTGGGAAAACACCACATTCATCTTACACACCCTAAACTTGTCGCTGatcatattttgacatttattaatGAATATAAATCTATTCTTCAAACTAGTGCTAATCATATTGTGAATTAA